The following are from one region of the Camelus dromedarius isolate mCamDro1 chromosome 34, mCamDro1.pat, whole genome shotgun sequence genome:
- the LOC105094478 gene encoding olfactory receptor 8B12 — protein MAADNTSSVTEFILAGLTNQPELQIPLFFLFLDFYVVTMVGNMGLITLIGLNSHLHIPMYFFLFNLSFIDFSFSTAIIPKMLTSFVSKKNIISHAGCMTQLFFFCFFVFSESFILSGMAYDLYVAICRPLVYTVTMSPQVCLLFLLGVYGMGVLGAVAHTGNIVFLTFCGDSLVNHYMCDILPLLELSCNSSYINVLVVFIVVTIGIGVPIVAIFISYGFILSSILHISSMEGRSKAFSTCGSHIIAVSLFFGSGAFMYLKPPSILPLDQGKVSSLFYTIVVPMFSPLIYSLRNKDVKFALKKTLGRITFS, from the coding sequence ATGGCTGCAGATAACACCTCCTCTGTGACAGAATTCATCCTCGCAGGCTTAACGAACCAGCCAGAACTCCAGATCCCCCTCTTCTTCCTGTTTCTAGATTTCTACGTGGTCACCATGGTGGGGAACATGGGCTTGATAACGCTGATTGGACTGAATTCTCACCTTCATAttcccatgtactttttcctcttCAACTTGTCCTTCATAGATTTTAGTTTCTCTACTGCCATCATCCCCAAAATGCTGACAAGTTTTGTCTCAAAGAAAAACATCATTTCGCACGCAGGGTGTATGACTcagctctttttcttctgtttctttgtcttttctgaatCCTTCATCCTGTCCGGGATGGCGTATGACCTGTATGTCGCCATCTGTAGACCACTGGTATACACAGTCACCATGTCTCCTCAGGTGTGTTTACTCTTTTTGTTGGGTGTCTATGGGATGGGGGTTTTGGGGGCTGTGGCCCATACAGGAAATATAGTGTTTCTGACCTTTTGTGGTGACAGCCTTGTCAATCACTACATGTGTGACATCCTTCCCCTCCTTGAGCTCTCCTGCAACAGCTCGTACATAAATGTACTAGTTGTCTTTATCGTTGTGACCATTGGCATTGGGGTGCCTATTGTTGCCATTTTTATCTCTTATGGTTTCATTCTTTCCAGCATTTTACACATTAGCTCCATGGAAGGCAGGTCCAAAGCCTTTAGTACATGCGGTTCCCACATCATtgcagtttctcttttctttgggtCGGGGGCGTTCATGTACCTCAAACCACCTTCCATTTTACCCCTTGACCAGGGGAAAGTATCCTCCCTGTTCTATACCATTGTTGTCCCTATGTTCAGCCCGTTAATCTACAGCCTGAGGAATAAGGATGTCAAATTTGCCCTGAAGAAAACCTTGGGCAGAATAACCTTTTCTTGA